TCTTGTCCGCAGCCCACAGCGGGTCGCGGCCGGGCGGCCAGTGATAGCTGTTGGTGTTCGGCACCTGGAGTCCGCCCGGTACGAGCGGCTCGAATTCATGGCGCAGTTCCGAGATGCCGGTGGCGGCCAGCGCCCCGAGGGTGGTGCCGTGGTAGGCGATCTCGCGGGTGATGAACTTCGTCTTCCGTGGATTCCCGGTCCGCTGGTGGTAGGCGCGCGCGAGCTTGATCGCCGACTCCACCGCCTCGGATCCGCCGGAGGTGAAGAAGACGCGGTTCAGGTCACCGGGGGCCAGCGACGCGATTCGAGTCGCGAGCTCGATCGCCCGCGGATGCGCGTAGCTCCAGATCGTGTAGAAGTCGAGCTCCTCGACCTGCCGCGCCGCCGCCTCGCCCAGTTCCGTGCGCCCGTGCCCGGCGTTGACGCAGAAGAGCGCGGAGAGGCCGTCGAGGTAGCGGTTTCCGTGCTCGTCCCAGACGTAGGCGCCCTCGCCGCGGACGATGATCGGGACCTCCGCTCCGTCGAAGGCCCCGTGGCGCGTGAAGTGCATCCACAGGTGGCGTTTGGCGAGTTCCTGGAGGCCCGCCT
The Solirubrobacterales bacterium DNA segment above includes these coding regions:
- a CDS encoding aminotransferase class III-fold pyridoxal phosphate-dependent enzyme yields the protein MATTGTRPAPTEAGLQELAKRHLWMHFTRHGAFDGAEVPIIVRGEGAYVWDEHGNRYLDGLSALFCVNAGHGRTELGEAAARQVEELDFYTIWSYAHPRAIELATRIASLAPGDLNRVFFTSGGSEAVESAIKLARAYHQRTGNPRKTKFITREIAYHGTTLGALAATGISELRHEFEPLVPGGLQVPNTNSYHWPPGRDPLWAADK